The following proteins are co-located in the Spinactinospora alkalitolerans genome:
- a CDS encoding phosphoketolase family protein, with protein MSETAPGAAAARGPHDQPFQSSEQPPGPGGLGPGELGRIDRYWRAANYLSVGQIYLLDNPLLTEPLRPEHIKPRLLGHWGTTPGLNFVYAHLSRQISRRGTDMMWIVGPGHGGPAAVATAWLDGTYTEIYPEVTRDAEGMRKLFRQFSFPGGVPSHVAPETPGSIHEGGELGYALSHAYGAAFDNPGLVVAAVVGDGEAETGPLAGSWLSDKFVDPVRDGAVLPILHLNGYKIANPALLARIPESDLVAMLRGNGYEPHLVSGDEPEAMHREMAAALDAALDGIEEIRRRAHEDGSAGRDVRWPMIVLRTPKGWTGPKEVDGARIEGTWRSHQVPLSGVRDDPDHLRLLEEWMRGYGPEELFGPEGAPVAEATAVVPEGERRISANPRANGGLLLKDLILPDHRDYAVDVPEPATTASGATGVLGGYLRDVIRANPENFRIMGPDETSSNRLDAVFDATGRAWNAEYRSGDPHLAPDGRVMEVLSEHLCQGWLEGYLLTGRHGLFNSYEAFVHIVDSMLNQHAKWLKVTRGLPWRRPIASLNYLLSSHVWRQDHNGFSHQDPGFIDHVVNKKPEIIRVYLPPDANTLLSTADHCLRSRDYVNVIIAGKQPALNYLSMDEANAHCARGVGIWDWASSDAGEEPDVVLACAGDVPTLEALAAADLLRRHLPELKVRVVNVVDLMRLQPETEHPHGLNEREYDTVFTTDRPVIFAFHGYPWLIHRLTYRRAGHANLHVRGYKEEGTTTTPFDMVMLNDLDRFHLVMDVIDRVPGLGVGAAHLRQHMADERLRCRAHTREFGEDAPDIRDWAWPH; from the coding sequence GTGAGCGAGACCGCACCCGGCGCCGCGGCGGCGCGGGGACCGCACGATCAGCCGTTCCAGTCATCCGAGCAGCCACCCGGTCCCGGCGGACTCGGCCCCGGGGAGCTCGGCCGGATCGACCGGTACTGGCGCGCGGCGAACTACCTGTCGGTCGGCCAGATCTACCTGCTCGACAATCCCCTGCTCACCGAGCCCCTGCGCCCCGAGCACATCAAGCCCCGGCTGCTCGGCCACTGGGGCACCACGCCCGGACTGAACTTCGTCTACGCCCACCTGTCCCGGCAGATCAGCCGGCGCGGCACCGACATGATGTGGATCGTCGGCCCGGGCCACGGCGGTCCCGCCGCTGTGGCCACGGCCTGGCTGGACGGCACCTACACCGAGATCTACCCCGAGGTCACCCGCGACGCCGAGGGCATGCGCAAGCTGTTCCGGCAGTTCTCCTTCCCCGGGGGCGTGCCCAGCCACGTCGCCCCGGAGACCCCCGGCTCCATCCACGAGGGCGGCGAGCTCGGCTACGCCCTCTCCCACGCCTACGGCGCGGCGTTCGACAACCCCGGCCTGGTGGTGGCCGCCGTCGTCGGCGACGGCGAGGCCGAGACCGGCCCGCTGGCCGGTAGCTGGCTGTCCGACAAGTTCGTCGATCCGGTCCGCGACGGCGCGGTGCTGCCGATCCTGCACCTCAACGGCTACAAGATCGCCAACCCCGCCCTCCTGGCCCGCATCCCCGAATCCGACCTCGTCGCCATGCTCAGGGGCAACGGCTACGAGCCGCACCTCGTCTCCGGGGACGAGCCCGAGGCGATGCACCGGGAGATGGCCGCGGCCCTCGACGCGGCGCTGGACGGGATCGAGGAGATCCGCCGCCGCGCGCACGAGGACGGGTCCGCCGGCCGCGACGTCCGCTGGCCGATGATCGTGCTGCGCACCCCCAAGGGCTGGACCGGCCCGAAGGAGGTGGACGGCGCCCGGATCGAGGGGACGTGGCGCTCGCACCAGGTCCCGCTCAGCGGCGTGCGCGACGACCCCGACCATCTGCGCCTGCTGGAGGAGTGGATGCGCGGCTACGGCCCCGAGGAGCTGTTCGGCCCCGAGGGGGCGCCCGTCGCCGAGGCGACGGCCGTGGTGCCGGAGGGGGAGCGGCGGATCAGCGCCAACCCCAGGGCCAACGGCGGACTGCTGCTCAAGGACCTCATCCTGCCCGACCACCGCGACTACGCCGTCGACGTGCCCGAGCCGGCCACCACGGCCTCGGGGGCGACCGGCGTCCTGGGCGGCTACCTGCGCGACGTCATCCGGGCCAATCCGGAGAACTTCCGGATCATGGGGCCGGACGAGACCTCGTCCAACCGGCTCGACGCCGTCTTCGACGCCACAGGGCGGGCCTGGAACGCCGAGTACCGGTCCGGCGATCCGCACCTCGCCCCCGACGGCCGCGTCATGGAGGTGCTCAGCGAACATCTCTGCCAGGGCTGGCTGGAGGGCTACCTGCTGACCGGCAGGCACGGGCTGTTCAACTCCTACGAGGCCTTCGTGCACATCGTGGACTCGATGCTGAACCAGCACGCCAAGTGGCTGAAGGTCACCCGCGGCCTGCCGTGGCGCCGCCCGATCGCCTCGCTGAACTACCTGCTCAGCTCGCACGTGTGGCGCCAGGACCACAACGGCTTCAGCCACCAGGATCCCGGCTTCATCGACCACGTCGTCAACAAGAAACCCGAGATCATCCGGGTCTACCTGCCGCCGGACGCCAACACCCTGCTCTCCACCGCCGACCACTGCCTGCGCTCCCGCGACTACGTCAACGTCATCATCGCCGGCAAGCAGCCCGCGCTGAACTACCTGTCCATGGACGAGGCGAACGCGCACTGCGCGCGCGGCGTCGGCATCTGGGACTGGGCGAGCAGCGACGCCGGGGAGGAGCCCGACGTGGTGCTGGCCTGCGCCGGCGACGTGCCCACCCTGGAGGCGCTCGCGGCCGCCGACCTGCTGCGCCGGCACCTGCCCGAGCTGAAGGTCCGGGTGGTCAACGTGGTCGACCTGATGCGGCTGCAGCCGGAGACCGAGCATCCGCACGGCCTGAACGAGCGCGAGTACGACACGGTCTTCACCACCGACCGGCCGGTGATCTTCGCCTTCCACGGCTACCCGTGGCTGATCCACCGCCTCACCTACCGCCGCGCCGGCCACGCCAACCTGCACGTGCGCGGCTACAAGGAGGAGGGCACCACGACCACGCCCTTCGACATGGTCATGCTCAACGACCTCGACCGCTTCCACCTGGTCATGGACGTGATCGACCGCGTGCCCGGCCTGGGGGTCGGCGCCGCGCACCTGCGCCAGCACATGGCCGACGAGCGCCTGCGCTGCCGCGCCCACACCCGCGAGTTCGGCGAGGACGCGCCCGACATCCGCGACTGGGCGTGGCCGCACTAG
- a CDS encoding aldo/keto reductase — protein MHTRTIGGRSVSAIGLGGMPLSIEGRPDRARSIATVHAALDAGVTFIDTADAYHRDPGETGHNESLIAEALASYGSGASDVLVATKGGHLRPGDGTWTLDGRPEYLKRACEESLRRLGVEAVGLYQLHRPDPDVAYEDSVGALKELLDEGKIRMAGISNADPGRIGLANEVLDGRLASVQNQFSPRFRSSEPELGLCDSLGIAFLPWSPLGGITRAGELGTQHAAFAAVAKERGVGPQQVCLAWMLAKSPVVVPIPGSSRPETVRDSAAAAELELSAEELARLDEA, from the coding sequence ATGCACACGCGTACCATCGGCGGCCGGTCCGTCAGCGCCATCGGCCTCGGGGGCATGCCCTTGTCGATCGAGGGCCGACCGGACCGGGCGCGCTCGATCGCGACGGTGCACGCCGCTCTGGACGCCGGCGTGACCTTCATCGACACCGCCGATGCCTACCACCGCGACCCCGGGGAGACCGGGCACAACGAGTCGCTCATCGCCGAGGCGCTGGCCTCCTACGGCTCCGGCGCCTCCGATGTCCTCGTGGCGACCAAGGGCGGCCACCTGCGGCCCGGCGACGGGACGTGGACGCTCGACGGCCGCCCCGAGTATCTGAAGCGGGCCTGCGAGGAGTCGCTGCGGCGGCTGGGCGTGGAGGCCGTCGGCCTCTACCAGCTCCACCGGCCCGACCCCGACGTGGCCTACGAGGACTCCGTCGGCGCGCTCAAGGAGCTGCTGGACGAGGGCAAGATCCGGATGGCCGGCATCTCCAACGCCGACCCGGGCCGGATCGGCCTCGCCAACGAGGTCCTGGACGGCCGACTGGCCTCGGTCCAGAACCAGTTCTCGCCCCGTTTCCGCTCCAGCGAACCCGAGCTCGGACTGTGCGACTCACTCGGCATCGCGTTCCTGCCCTGGAGCCCGCTGGGCGGCATCACCCGGGCCGGCGAACTCGGCACGCAGCACGCGGCCTTCGCCGCCGTCGCCAAGGAGCGCGGGGTCGGCCCGCAGCAGGTCTGCCTGGCCTGGATGCTGGCGAAGTCGCCGGTCGTCGTGCCCATTCCCGGCTCCTCGCGGCCCGAGACCGTCCGCGACAGCGCGGCTGCCGCGGAGCTGGAGCTCAGCGCGGAGGAGCTGGCCCGCCTCGACGAGGCCTGA
- a CDS encoding acetyl/propionyl/methylcrotonyl-CoA carboxylase subunit alpha codes for MITTLLVANRGEIARRIFRTCRALGIGTVAVHTDDTADDPFVAEADAAVRLPGAAPADTYLRADLIVAAAGTAGADAVHPGYGFLSENAGFARAVIEAGLTWVGPDPGAIEQMGAKIGAKALMERAGVPVLPELRPRDIAEPDLPVLVKASAGGGGRGMRVVRSLAELPGEVEAARSEALSAFGDPAVFCEPYVRAGRHIEVQILADTRGTVWALGERDCSIQRRHQKIIEETPAPGIGEPTRRALHEAAVLAARSIGYVGAGTVEFLLAPDGSFAFLEMNTRLQVEHPVTECVTGLDLVEWQLRIAEGAALEGGPPAPRGHAVEARLYAEDPARDWRPHSGTVLRFEVPAAIARFEAPGRSGVRLDSGVEDGARVSVHHDPMLAKAVAWAPTRGDAVRRLAAALAGSRIHGVVTNRDLLVRLLDHPAFGRGEVHTGFLAEHGLDALARPLADPGARRLSALAAALADAAGNRRGARVLGGLPSGWRNLASQPQRKAYRAPDGEKIEVGYLFTRSGLRAEGHDGVELVRADPERVVLVADGVRRTFDVAAYTDMTCVDSPLGPVALVPVGRFSDPSAQVAPGTLLAPMPGTVSRLAVGPGARVARGQPLMWLEAMKMEHRITAPADGVVADLPAAVGLRVESGSVLAVVTEEEST; via the coding sequence ATGATCACCACTCTTCTGGTCGCCAACCGGGGTGAGATCGCCCGGCGGATATTCCGCACCTGCCGCGCGCTCGGGATCGGCACGGTCGCGGTGCACACCGATGACACGGCCGACGACCCGTTCGTGGCCGAGGCCGACGCCGCCGTGCGGCTGCCCGGGGCCGCCCCCGCCGACACCTACCTGCGCGCCGATCTGATCGTCGCCGCGGCCGGGACCGCCGGAGCCGACGCCGTCCACCCGGGCTACGGGTTCCTCTCCGAGAACGCCGGGTTCGCGCGCGCGGTGATCGAGGCCGGGCTGACCTGGGTCGGCCCGGACCCCGGCGCCATCGAGCAGATGGGCGCCAAGATCGGCGCCAAGGCGCTGATGGAGCGCGCCGGGGTGCCGGTGCTGCCCGAGCTGCGGCCGCGGGACATCGCCGAGCCGGACCTGCCCGTGCTGGTGAAGGCCTCGGCCGGCGGCGGCGGGCGCGGGATGCGGGTGGTGCGCTCGCTCGCGGAGCTGCCCGGCGAGGTCGAGGCCGCGCGCTCCGAGGCGCTCTCGGCGTTCGGCGACCCCGCGGTGTTCTGCGAACCCTACGTGCGGGCCGGCCGGCACATCGAGGTGCAGATCCTCGCCGACACCCGCGGAACGGTGTGGGCGCTGGGCGAGCGGGACTGCTCGATCCAGCGCCGGCACCAGAAGATCATCGAGGAGACGCCGGCGCCCGGCATCGGCGAGCCGACCCGCCGCGCGCTGCACGAGGCGGCCGTGCTGGCGGCGCGGAGCATCGGCTACGTCGGTGCCGGGACGGTGGAGTTCCTCCTCGCCCCCGACGGGTCGTTCGCGTTCCTGGAGATGAACACCAGGCTGCAGGTGGAGCACCCGGTCACCGAGTGCGTCACGGGGCTGGACCTGGTGGAGTGGCAGCTCCGGATCGCCGAGGGGGCCGCGCTGGAGGGCGGGCCGCCGGCGCCGCGCGGGCACGCGGTGGAGGCCCGGCTCTACGCCGAGGACCCCGCCAGGGACTGGCGGCCGCACAGCGGCACGGTCCTGCGGTTCGAGGTGCCGGCGGCGATCGCGCGGTTCGAGGCCCCCGGCCGCTCCGGTGTCCGGCTGGACAGCGGAGTCGAGGACGGCGCTCGGGTGAGCGTGCACCACGACCCCATGCTCGCCAAGGCCGTCGCCTGGGCGCCGACCCGCGGCGACGCCGTCCGCCGCCTGGCCGCGGCCCTGGCCGGGAGCCGGATCCACGGCGTCGTCACCAACCGCGACCTGCTCGTGCGCCTGCTGGACCACCCGGCGTTCGGGCGCGGCGAGGTGCACACCGGGTTCCTGGCCGAGCACGGCCTGGACGCTCTGGCCCGCCCGCTCGCCGATCCCGGGGCCCGGCGCCTCTCGGCGCTGGCCGCGGCCCTGGCCGACGCGGCGGGCAACCGGCGCGGCGCGCGCGTGCTGGGCGGCCTGCCGAGCGGGTGGCGCAACCTCGCCTCGCAGCCGCAGCGCAAGGCCTACCGGGCCCCGGACGGCGAGAAGATCGAGGTCGGCTACCTCTTCACCCGCTCGGGCCTGCGGGCGGAGGGGCACGACGGGGTCGAGCTCGTCCGGGCCGATCCGGAACGGGTCGTGCTGGTCGCCGACGGCGTGCGCCGGACGTTCGACGTCGCCGCCTATACGGACATGACCTGCGTCGACTCGCCGCTCGGGCCGGTCGCGCTGGTTCCCGTCGGACGCTTCTCCGACCCTTCGGCGCAGGTCGCGCCCGGCACCCTGCTCGCACCCATGCCCGGCACCGTCAGCCGGCTCGCGGTCGGCCCCGGCGCGCGGGTCGCCAGGGGGCAGCCGCTGATGTGGCTGGAGGCCATGAAGATGGAGCACCGGATCACCGCGCCCGCCGACGGCGTCGTCGCCGACCTGCCGGCGGCCGTCGGCCTGCGGGTCGAGTCCGGCTCGGTGCTCGCCGTCGTCACAGAGGAGGAGAGCACGTGA
- a CDS encoding acetate/propionate family kinase: protein MRVLVVNTGSASVKLRLLDADNELLDQQDLTVTEGVVSTREMAAALADFAGVDAVGHRVVHGGRDFTDPVRIDDRVLRRLREFVDLAPLHQPKALAGISVLERVLPDVPQVACFDTMFHAGLPEEAATYAIPQRWREEYRPRRYGFHGISHAYAARRSAELLGADPGRLVVAHLGSGASLAAVRGGRSVDTTMGFTPLEGLVMATRSGDVDPGLLLWLLRNAHLELEELNDGLEKHSGLAGLAGTADMREVVERADSGDADAGLGLAVYLHRLRAKTAAMAAALGGLDTLVFTGGVGEHAPRVRSGAAEGLGFLGVGVDPEANDGAGGDAEITAADASVRTLVVTAREDVQIAEDVRAVLGG, encoded by the coding sequence GTGCGTGTTCTCGTCGTCAACACCGGTTCCGCCAGCGTCAAGCTGCGCCTGCTCGACGCCGACAACGAGCTGCTGGACCAGCAGGACCTGACGGTCACCGAAGGGGTGGTGTCCACGCGCGAGATGGCCGCCGCGCTGGCGGACTTCGCCGGCGTGGACGCCGTCGGGCACCGCGTCGTGCACGGCGGGCGGGACTTCACCGACCCGGTCCGCATCGACGACCGGGTCCTGCGGCGGCTCCGCGAGTTCGTCGACCTCGCCCCGCTGCACCAGCCCAAGGCGCTGGCCGGGATCTCGGTCCTGGAGCGGGTGCTCCCGGACGTGCCGCAGGTGGCCTGCTTCGACACGATGTTCCACGCCGGCCTGCCGGAGGAGGCGGCCACTTACGCGATCCCACAGCGGTGGCGGGAGGAGTACCGCCCGCGCCGCTACGGCTTCCACGGGATCTCCCACGCCTACGCCGCCCGGCGCAGCGCCGAACTGCTCGGCGCCGACCCCGGCCGGCTGGTCGTCGCCCACCTCGGCTCGGGGGCGTCGCTGGCGGCCGTGCGCGGCGGCCGCAGCGTGGACACCACGATGGGCTTCACCCCGCTGGAGGGCCTGGTCATGGCTACCCGCAGCGGCGACGTCGATCCGGGACTGCTGCTGTGGCTGCTGCGCAACGCCCACCTGGAGCTGGAGGAGCTCAACGACGGGCTGGAGAAGCACAGCGGGCTGGCCGGGCTCGCCGGCACCGCCGACATGCGCGAGGTGGTCGAACGGGCGGACTCCGGCGACGCCGACGCCGGACTGGGGCTCGCGGTCTACCTGCACCGCCTGCGCGCCAAGACCGCCGCGATGGCCGCGGCGCTGGGCGGCCTGGACACCCTGGTCTTCACCGGCGGCGTCGGCGAGCACGCGCCGCGGGTGCGCTCCGGGGCCGCCGAAGGGCTGGGCTTCCTCGGCGTCGGCGTCGACCCCGAGGCCAACGACGGGGCGGGCGGCGACGCCGAGATCACCGCAGCGGACGCCTCCGTGCGCACCCTCGTCGTCACCGCCCGCGAGGACGTCCAGATCGCCGAGGACGTCCGCGCGGTCCTGGGGGGATGA
- a CDS encoding TetR/AcrR family transcriptional regulator produces MAAPSVREPRQERSRATRRRLLAAAVRCLAEVGWSGSTVAVVAERAGVSRGAAQHHFRTREDLFTAAVRYVGEKRLDDIHRRAAALPEETSRVEAIVEMFADVYSGLEFRAALQMWAAAAHDPALRAHVVPLEEDIGREAHRAALDLLGADESGPGVRESVQATLDLVRGLGLANLLTDDRARRGRVVRQWARMLERELDAAR; encoded by the coding sequence GTGGCGGCACCATCGGTCCGCGAACCCCGGCAGGAGCGCAGCCGCGCCACGCGGCGGCGGCTGCTGGCGGCCGCGGTGCGCTGCCTGGCGGAGGTGGGCTGGTCCGGCAGCACCGTCGCGGTGGTGGCCGAGCGCGCCGGGGTGTCCCGGGGCGCGGCCCAGCACCACTTCCGCACCCGCGAGGACCTGTTCACCGCCGCGGTGCGCTACGTGGGGGAGAAGCGGCTCGACGACATCCACCGCCGCGCAGCCGCGCTGCCCGAGGAGACCTCCAGGGTCGAGGCGATCGTCGAGATGTTCGCCGACGTCTACAGCGGGCTGGAGTTCCGGGCGGCCCTGCAGATGTGGGCCGCCGCGGCGCACGATCCGGCGCTGCGCGCCCACGTCGTGCCGCTGGAGGAGGACATCGGGAGGGAGGCCCACCGGGCGGCCCTGGACCTGCTCGGGGCCGACGAGTCCGGGCCGGGCGTGCGGGAGTCCGTGCAGGCCACCCTCGACCTCGTCCGCGGCCTGGGCCTGGCCAACCTCCTCACCGACGACCGCGCCCGCCGCGGCCGGGTCGTCCGGCAGTGGGCGCGGATGCTGGAGCGGGAGCTCGACGCGGCGCGATAA
- a CDS encoding acyl-CoA dehydrogenase family protein: MTFTEPEERTALREAVAGFVGGYGAEYYRARARSGEYLAELWAAAGELGYIGVNLPEEYGGGGGGIGDLGAVLEELSAGGCPTLMMVVSPAICGTVLARFGTPEQKERWLPGIASGESILAFGITEPDAGSNSHNITTTARRDGADWLLSGRKTYISGVDVAEAVFVVGRTEDAGTGRLKPALFIVPTDAPGSEARRIEMDLVSPDHQFGLFMDDVRLPADALVGDPDTGLLQLFAGLNPERIMAASLATGSARHALDRAVGYAGEREVWGVPIGAHQGLSHPLAQIKIELELARLMTQKAAALYDAGDDAAAGEAANMAKYAAGEVSVRAVDQAVQTLGGNGLASEYGLGAAIATSRLGRIAPVSREMVLNFVAQHSLGLPKSY; this comes from the coding sequence GTGACCTTCACCGAACCCGAGGAGCGCACCGCGCTGCGCGAGGCCGTCGCCGGATTCGTCGGCGGGTACGGGGCCGAGTACTACAGGGCCAGGGCCCGATCGGGGGAGTACCTGGCCGAACTGTGGGCCGCGGCCGGCGAGCTCGGCTACATCGGGGTCAACCTGCCCGAGGAGTACGGCGGCGGCGGGGGCGGGATCGGCGACCTCGGCGCCGTGCTGGAGGAGCTGAGCGCCGGGGGCTGCCCCACGCTGATGATGGTGGTCTCCCCGGCGATCTGCGGCACCGTCCTGGCGCGCTTCGGCACGCCGGAGCAGAAGGAGCGGTGGCTGCCCGGGATCGCCTCCGGCGAGAGCATCCTGGCGTTCGGCATCACCGAGCCCGACGCCGGATCCAACTCCCACAACATCACCACCACGGCGCGCCGCGACGGCGCCGACTGGCTGCTGAGCGGCCGCAAGACCTACATCTCCGGCGTGGACGTGGCCGAAGCGGTGTTCGTCGTCGGCCGCACCGAGGACGCCGGGACCGGCAGGCTCAAACCCGCCCTGTTCATCGTGCCCACCGACGCCCCGGGGTCCGAGGCCCGGCGGATCGAGATGGACCTGGTCAGCCCGGACCACCAGTTCGGGCTGTTCATGGACGACGTGCGGCTGCCGGCCGACGCGCTCGTCGGCGACCCCGACACCGGCCTGCTCCAGTTGTTCGCCGGCCTCAACCCCGAGCGCATCATGGCCGCCTCCCTGGCCACCGGGTCGGCCCGGCACGCCCTCGACCGCGCCGTCGGCTACGCGGGGGAGCGGGAGGTGTGGGGCGTCCCGATCGGCGCCCACCAGGGGCTCTCCCACCCGCTGGCCCAGATCAAGATCGAGCTGGAGCTGGCCCGGCTGATGACCCAGAAGGCCGCGGCGCTCTACGACGCCGGCGACGACGCGGCAGCGGGCGAGGCGGCGAACATGGCCAAGTACGCTGCGGGTGAGGTGTCGGTGCGCGCGGTCGACCAGGCGGTGCAGACCCTCGGAGGCAACGGCCTGGCCAGCGAGTACGGACTAGGCGCGGCGATCGCGACGTCGCGCCTGGGCAGGATCGCGCCGGTCAGCCGTGAGATGGTCCTCAACTTCGTGGCCCAGCACTCGCTCGGCCTGCCGAAGTCGTACTGA
- a CDS encoding acyl-CoA dehydrogenase family protein yields the protein MTDIDVADKVEGADVAALRELLDGRWAHVRRQAREMLRGELFAPVHGLDVEAHRARVAEQLRAIAGTEVPGYGFSSEYGGSDDVGGSVVAFEMLVCDLSLMVKVGVQWGLFGGAVQALGTERHHAAHLRDVMSVELPGCFAMTETGHGSDVQRLRTTAVYDPGTEEFVVHTPDDAARKDYIGNAARDGRMAVVFAQLFSGGQGRGVHALLVPIRDGRGRPTPGVHIEDCGHKAGLNGVDNGRLRFDGVRVPRTALLNRYGDVAADGSYSSPIDSPNRRFFTMLGTLVRGRISVAGGAGTAAKAALAIAVRYGEARRQFGRPGTGEEVRIMDYLAHQRRLLPALAKSYALHFAQEELVSRLHDGWTGEPLDEHGQRELESRAAGLKAVSTWHATDVIQTCREACGGAGYLSENRLPQLKADTDVFTTFEGDNTVLLQLVAKSLLTNYRDEFGSLDTLGMARFVAGQFFETVIERTAARSIIERLVDAAPGRGEGGDLYDRGWQCKLLEDREEHVLEGLARRLRRAGADGVDAFEVFNNAQDHVLRAGRAHVDRVLLEAFVAAVDRCSDPGARALLDQVCDLYVLSTIEADRAWFLEHERLTPARAKAVTSAVNALCRRLRPHARDLVDAFGLDDAWLAAPIALGAEATRQQTQRAAMAETD from the coding sequence ATGACCGACATCGATGTTGCGGACAAGGTTGAGGGGGCCGACGTCGCGGCTCTGCGCGAGCTGCTGGACGGACGCTGGGCGCACGTGCGGCGGCAGGCGCGGGAGATGCTGCGCGGGGAGCTGTTCGCGCCCGTCCACGGGTTGGACGTCGAGGCGCACCGGGCGCGAGTCGCCGAGCAGCTGCGGGCGATCGCCGGGACCGAGGTGCCGGGCTACGGCTTCTCCTCCGAGTACGGGGGTTCCGACGACGTCGGCGGGTCGGTCGTCGCGTTCGAGATGCTGGTGTGCGACCTGTCGCTCATGGTCAAGGTCGGCGTGCAATGGGGCCTGTTCGGCGGCGCCGTCCAGGCGCTGGGCACCGAGCGGCACCACGCCGCCCACCTGCGGGACGTGATGTCGGTGGAGCTGCCCGGCTGCTTCGCCATGACCGAGACCGGGCACGGCTCCGACGTGCAGCGGCTGCGGACCACGGCGGTCTACGACCCCGGCACCGAGGAGTTCGTCGTCCACACCCCCGACGACGCGGCGCGCAAGGACTACATCGGCAACGCCGCGCGCGACGGGCGGATGGCGGTGGTGTTCGCCCAGCTCTTCTCCGGCGGACAGGGCCGCGGCGTGCACGCCCTGCTGGTGCCGATCCGGGACGGGCGGGGGCGCCCGACGCCCGGTGTGCACATCGAGGACTGCGGGCACAAGGCCGGCCTCAACGGCGTGGACAACGGGCGGCTCCGATTCGACGGGGTGCGGGTGCCCCGGACCGCGCTGCTCAACCGGTACGGCGACGTCGCCGCCGACGGAAGCTACTCCAGCCCCATCGACAGCCCCAACCGGCGCTTCTTCACCATGCTCGGCACGCTGGTGCGCGGCCGGATCAGCGTGGCCGGCGGAGCGGGTACCGCGGCCAAGGCCGCGCTGGCCATCGCCGTGCGCTACGGCGAGGCGCGGCGGCAGTTCGGCCGGCCGGGGACCGGCGAGGAGGTCCGGATCATGGACTACCTCGCCCACCAGCGCCGGCTGCTGCCGGCCCTGGCCAAGAGCTACGCGCTGCACTTCGCCCAGGAGGAGCTGGTCTCCCGGCTGCACGACGGCTGGACCGGCGAGCCGCTGGACGAGCACGGCCAGCGGGAACTGGAGTCGCGCGCCGCCGGGTTGAAGGCCGTCTCCACCTGGCACGCCACCGACGTGATCCAGACCTGCCGGGAGGCGTGCGGAGGGGCCGGCTACCTCTCGGAGAACCGGCTTCCGCAGCTCAAGGCCGACACCGACGTGTTCACCACGTTCGAGGGCGACAACACCGTGCTGCTGCAACTGGTCGCCAAGAGCCTGCTGACCAACTACCGCGACGAGTTCGGCAGCCTCGACACCCTGGGCATGGCGCGGTTCGTGGCCGGGCAGTTCTTCGAGACGGTCATCGAGCGCACCGCCGCCCGCTCCATCATCGAGCGCCTGGTCGACGCGGCGCCCGGCCGGGGCGAGGGCGGCGACCTCTACGACCGGGGCTGGCAGTGCAAGCTGCTGGAGGACCGCGAGGAGCACGTGCTGGAGGGCCTGGCGCGGCGGCTGCGCCGGGCCGGGGCCGACGGCGTCGACGCCTTCGAGGTGTTCAACAACGCCCAGGACCATGTGCTGCGGGCCGGCCGCGCGCACGTCGACCGCGTCCTGCTGGAGGCGTTCGTGGCGGCCGTCGACCGCTGCTCCGACCCCGGCGCCCGCGCGCTGCTGGACCAGGTGTGCGACCTGTACGTGCTGTCCACCATCGAGGCCGACCGCGCCTGGTTCCTGGAGCACGAGAGATTGACCCCGGCGCGGGCCAAGGCGGTCACCTCGGCCGTCAACGCGCTGTGCCGCCGGCTCCGCCCGCACGCGCGCGACCTCGTCGACGCCTTCGGGCTCGACGACGCGTGGCTGGCCGCGCCGATCGCGTTGGGCGCGGAGGCCACCCGCCAGCAGACGCAGCGGGCCGCGATGGCGGAGACGGACTGA